The genomic interval TCAGTTTGATACGTGCGCTGATCTGCTTCACCGTCGATTCAATCGTGCCCGACCCAATTGAAATGCCTTCGGCTTGGTAGTAACTATAGTTGACAATGCGATGACGATGTTTGGTGAGATAGGCGATGAAGTTGTCAACCTGTTCATGCTGCCAACCCGTGAATTGCTCAATTGCGCCATCTACGTTACCCTGCCACAACAAGCTTTCCACAGTGGCTAATCGTTGCAGTGAACCACCGACTTTGTACAGATTTTCGACCAGATGAAACCAATCTAAAATCTCACGTCGTTGGCTGACTTCAGCAATCCCTGCAAACAAGTTCCAAATCCCATCATGACCATCACCGAGACAAGTGACCGGAGTGTTCAGCGGTTGTTCGTTGACCCATTGGACTAATTGCTCATTGTCTTGCAAAAATGCCTCACAGCAATGTCCATGCAGATTCACAGCTTTGTAATCCTGCCATCTACAAATCTCTCCTTTTGGAGTACGAATCCGCACCTTGCCGCCATCAATACTCATTTCCTCCACTGCGGTTTCAATTCGTGGCAACTCGAAGCACTGCCGATGCACTAACCGTTGCTGTGTCCCTCTGGAAACCTTCATTCCCGTTAGAATCGGAATATCTTGAGCAGATCGCTCATAGGACACATTCGCACTCAAAATCAAGCAGCATTTCTCCAAGTAAGGACTTAACTGAGTGCGCTCTTTCACGTTCAAGACTTTCGCTTGGTTTTCGGTGAGGCTGATGCTGCCAAGGATGCTTTTGAGTTGCCGACTTCGTCCGCTGCTAGGACCGCTTGCCCTTGTGATAAAAAATTACCGATTTCTGGACTGACCTGCTCCAGGACATGTCCTCTTACTGCCGCTTCGATGCCTTCAAGGGTGGTTAATTGCTCTGGGGCAGTTTCATCGTAGAGCAATGCCGCTATCGCACGAGCGTGAGCTTGAATTTGTTGAAGTTTCTCAGCATCCATCGTCGGCATCCTTGGGAAATAGTAGGGGGTCCCTTTAGCATAATCGAGTCTTCCCAATTCGCTGCCTAAGTATTCCTACTCATTGCATAACTGGGATGCACCCGATCACTCTCATCCTCGCAGGCTTGATTCCAACTCAAATGGGATTGCTATAGGTGCCCAGGTTGGGTTTCCCTTTTTACACCAAAATGTTTAGCCCTTTGATAAAGTTTTGATTAAATCACACCGCTACTCATCTTTTGACAAGGTATAAAGTATTTCTTCACAAATTGGTAATTACCGTCAAGACTCGGTGAATCTACGCGAGATCTGACTTTTTTCTGACTTTTTCAGACTGCGAAAGAAACCTGAACAAGATAGGCTTAAAAAACTTAGGGCTTGTAAGCAACGGCACCCTTGGAGAGCAGCTATTAATCCTTGATTACCTGGTTCTCTCTGGCTGCTGGTAGCTCTGAAATAGCCATTGTTTTACAGCCCAGGATTGATCAGCGGTCGTCTTCCCTAGTAAAAATCACTAACTTCCCTTCAGCGGTTGCTATCGCAGTAGCTTTTCATGCTAAGGGATTTTCCGGGCTTACCCACAACCTACATTTGTGTTTCCCACAGTCAGACAGAAAGTGCTTCTGATTGCCAACTGAGATTGCTCCTGAGTTTCATATCGCCAGCAAAAGGGGTTGCCCGTGCTCAAGGCTCCGCTGTGCGGCTCATTTCATCTGCTTAACCGAAGAGAAAGGATTACTCCATGACAGTTTCCACGCTTGCTGCTGTTCAATCGATCGCTGGCTCAAATCTGCTCTTACACCAATTAATCGATTCTGGATCGCTACTAGAAGGTCGGTACAGGGTTGCTAGAAACCGGGTTTCTGGTGAAGATACACAACAAAAACTGGGCAACTTACAGAAGAAACCCGGTTTCTGTGACGACGTTCTAGTTGTGTTTGATTGCCGCGTACCAGACCTGGATGTGCTTTACCAGGCATTGGTACCGGGAGCGATTGCCTGCACCCTGGATGCCAAAACCGACCCCTTAGAAGCAATTACACAATGGTTGAGTGACACCGGAGCCACTCGATTAGCGATCGTTGCCCACGGTGAACCGGGAGTTGTTCAGATCGGTGCAAACCCTCTAACACTGGCGCAATTGCAGGCGCAGTCGGCTCTATTGCAGGAGTGGGGCGTTGAGGAAATTTCCCTGTATAGCTGCGAAGTGGCTAAGGGCGATCGTGGCTGGCAGTTTGTGCAGCAGTTGAGTGCCTTGACGCGGGCAGGTGTTTCTGCAGCTTCCTTTAAAGTAGGCAATTCGATCTTGGGTGGTAGTTGG from Kovacikia minuta CCNUW1 carries:
- a CDS encoding ISKra4 family transposase (programmed frameshift), whose translation is MDAEKLQQIQAHARAIAALLYDETAPEQLTTLEGIEAAVRGHVLEQVSPEIGKFFITRASGPSSGRSRQLKSILGSISLTENQAKVLNVKERTQLSPYLEKCCLILSANVSYERSAQDIPILTGMKVSRGTQQRLVHRQCFELPRIETAVEEMSIDGGKVRIRTPKGEICRWQDYKAVNLHGHCCEAFLQDNEQLVQWVNEQPLNTPVTCLGDGHDGIWNLFAGIAEVSQRREILDWFHLVENLYKVGGSLQRLATVESLLWQGNVDGAIEQFTGWQHEQVDNFIAYLTKHRHRIVNYSYYQAEGISIGSGTIESTVKQISARIKLTGAQWKADNVPQVLLHRCAYLNGQLSL